Part of the Cytophagia bacterium CHB2 genome, GAATAAGGGTCATGCCGCTGGCGCCGGGCATTTTCAAATCGGTGATCACCAAGTCTGCCGGCGCAGACTCCAGCATGCGAATGGCTTCCGTCACATTGGGCGCCGTGAAAACTTGATACCCTTGCGAGGTCAAATTGCGTTGCAGCAATTCCAACGTACTCGGCGTGTCATCGACTGCGAGGATGCGGCCTTTATTATCGGAAGCGGTTGTCATTTTTCATTCTCTCAAACAAGGTCGGAGCAAGTGGGCATGACATTCACGAAATCAGCATGAGGAATGCCTTTCCTTGCACTGATTCTGCGGCAAAGCGTCTGAATGCAACGCCTGCGCTGCTTCCGGCGCAGAACATCAGCTTTCCGGAGGTTCCACGATCGGCAAATTGATTTCGAAGCGCGTGCCGTGCCCGACTTTGCTTTCGACGTGGATCGAGCCTCCGTGTGAGGTGACGATGCCATGAACTACTGCCAGGCCCAAACCCGTTCCCTGTCCCACATCCTTCGTTGTAAAAAACGGAGTGAACAATCTGGCTTTCACATCGTCCGTCATGCCTGTTCCGGTATCTTCGACGACAAGCGAAACCTGGCTGTCATCGGCAAAAGTCGCAACAGTCAAACTTCCTCCGTTCGGAGTGGCTTGCAAAGAATTGACGGCCAAATTAACCAACACCTGCTGCAGTTGCGTGGCATCGGCCGTGATATGGGGCAGATCCGGCGCCAATTCGAGAATCAACCGGATACCCTGCTTGGCAAAGCGTGACTCGAGAAAAAAAAGGCTTTCCTGCACAATCTCATTCAAATTGACGCGCGCTTTGGTAGGCGGCATTTGCCGGGCAAACATCAACAATTTCTTGATCACCTCGCGCGCGTGCAGCGCAGATGAAACGATTTTTTCAATATCCTGTTCCGTTTGCGCGGGCAGCCCGGGAGATTTTCGGGCAAGCTGTGCAAAACCCAAAATATTTGCCAGCGGCTCATTCAACTCGTGCGCGACACCCGCGGCAAGCTGGCCGATGGTGGCTAATCGATCAGCGTGCTGCAGTTGATATTGCAGACGCGCTTTGTCGCTTTCAGCCTGACGGCGCTCGACAATAAGTTCGACGTGATTGGCAACCGCCTCGATCAGGCTGCGTTCTTCGTTGAGAAATAATCCCAGTTCTGAAGGGGGAGTGTTTTCCAAGTAAGCAATTTCCACGGCGCCGCGGCGCTTGCCATTTACGACGATGTCAGCAGACAGCTTGCGCGGGCTTTCGTGAAAATTTGTTGTGGTGTAGGGGCGATGATCGAGAATGATTCGGCCAACGGCAAATTCCGGGTGCTGCATGGCGAGAGGCAGCAAATTCACGATGTTCTGCAGAAGCTCTTCCAGGGAGAGGTTCGGGCGAACGGCAATTTGCATGATGCCGTACAGGCAGGTCAGTTCCTTGACGCGTTCGCGCAAATCCCGTTTTGCGCGCTGTGCGGAGTCCGTCACATCTGCTGCGTGTGCGTCATGTTCATAACGATCCTGATTCATAGCGTCGACATCAATTGAAATTCGCGAAGAAGATACCCTCCTTGCAGGTGAAAGTCAAGTGCCCCCGCCCGGGGAATCCCAATGAAACCAATCGGCAGGCAGGCATTTCACCGATTCATGCAGGAGTAAATCTTATTTGCTGCGCTCTCAAGAGAAATGGTTGGGGACGATCGCTTCATGCGCCGTTCTTGCCAAATAGACGCGTGCTTGGTTTGATTGGCGCACACTCAATTTGCTGAAAGCCCTTTGAACCGCGGTAAAAAGCTCTTCTTCAGTAAAGGGTTTCACCAAATACTCGGCCCCTCCGGCTTTGGCAGCCACTAAAGTCTCTCGAATTGCAGCAGAACCGGTGACGATCATGACTTCCGTGTGCTTGAAATTTCTTCGAATGTGCCTGATCAAATCATGCCCGCTGCCTTCCGGCATCTTCAACGCGGTAATGACCAGATCAACCGGCCTTGCCGCCAGGATTTGAGTCGCCTCGCTGACGCCGGTGGCCGAGACAACCTCATATCCTTTCGCACTCAGATGTCTCCGGAGCAATTCCAACATGTTCGGATCTTCATCCACGATCAGAATACATTCTTTGTCGGTTACAGGCGCCATGAGGAATCTGTTTGGTGATTGATGGTCATGCACTACAAATGATAATCGCCGGAAGCTTCCGGCTGATACAAAATGGACAAAATCTTTATCCGGCG contains:
- a CDS encoding PAS domain-containing sensor histidine kinase; protein product: MNQDRYEHDAHAADVTDSAQRAKRDLRERVKELTCLYGIMQIAVRPNLSLEELLQNIVNLLPLAMQHPEFAVGRIILDHRPYTTTNFHESPRKLSADIVVNGKRRGAVEIAYLENTPPSELGLFLNEERSLIEAVANHVELIVERRQAESDKARLQYQLQHADRLATIGQLAAGVAHELNEPLANILGFAQLARKSPGLPAQTEQDIEKIVSSALHAREVIKKLLMFARQMPPTKARVNLNEIVQESLFFLESRFAKQGIRLILELAPDLPHITADATQLQQVLVNLAVNSLQATPNGGSLTVATFADDSQVSLVVEDTGTGMTDDVKARLFTPFFTTKDVGQGTGLGLAVVHGIVTSHGGSIHVESKVGHGTRFEINLPIVEPPES
- a CDS encoding response regulator, whose protein sequence is MAPVTDKECILIVDEDPNMLELLRRHLSAKGYEVVSATGVSEATQILAARPVDLVITALKMPEGSGHDLIRHIRRNFKHTEVMIVTGSAAIRETLVAAKAGGAEYLVKPFTEEELFTAVQRAFSKLSVRQSNQARVYLARTAHEAIVPNHFS